In Halapricum desulfuricans, a single window of DNA contains:
- a CDS encoding potassium channel family protein, giving the protein MYLIIVGAGDIGTPLIEIATRSGNEVVVIERDGAKADRIASEYDCLVLNADATVRETLEDAGADRADAVISTTDQDATNVMVCLLAKEFDVPSILSVVHNPEHMSLFRQIGVNTMENPQQLIAEHLYRSVARPAIVDYMRISEEAEVFEITVTEDAPIAGRTLQEAAQEGYLTGDTLVVAIEREESDKPITPRGNTRIKAGDLLTVYSAVGADPEITDIFGHYEDTTE; this is encoded by the coding sequence ATGTATCTCATCATCGTCGGCGCGGGCGACATCGGAACGCCCCTGATCGAGATCGCGACTCGGTCGGGCAACGAGGTTGTCGTCATTGAACGCGACGGCGCGAAGGCCGACCGGATCGCCAGCGAATACGACTGTCTCGTTCTAAACGCAGACGCGACGGTGCGCGAAACGCTCGAGGACGCGGGAGCCGACCGGGCCGACGCGGTCATCTCCACGACTGATCAGGACGCGACGAACGTCATGGTCTGTCTTCTCGCAAAGGAGTTCGACGTGCCGAGCATCCTGTCGGTCGTTCACAACCCCGAGCACATGAGTCTCTTCCGACAGATCGGCGTGAACACGATGGAGAACCCCCAGCAACTTATCGCCGAGCACCTCTATCGGTCCGTCGCCCGTCCCGCTATCGTCGACTACATGCGGATCAGCGAGGAGGCCGAGGTGTTCGAGATCACCGTCACTGAGGACGCACCGATTGCCGGTCGGACACTGCAGGAGGCTGCACAGGAGGGATACCTCACCGGCGACACACTCGTTGTTGCCATCGAACGTGAAGAATCGGACAAGCCGATCACCCCACGCGGGAACACCCGAATCAAAGCCGGTGACCTGCTGACTGTCTACTCGGCGGTCGGCGCGGATCCAGAGATCACCGACATCTTCGGCCATTACGAGGACACCACGGAATGA